The proteins below come from a single Dermatophilaceae bacterium Soc4.6 genomic window:
- a CDS encoding sterol carrier family protein, translated as MARVPARRRVDPAEGRAALAATRASGSDPRLVDRTVLGTAVRYALEEFAARHPGRSVELRVPPYGAVQCIEGPRHTRGTPGNTFETDARTWLRLVDGALTWAEALDAGVVQASGRRADLGAFLPLTDM; from the coding sequence ATGGCGAGGGTGCCCGCCCGCCGTCGTGTCGACCCCGCCGAGGGTCGTGCCGCGCTCGCGGCCACCCGAGCCTCCGGGTCGGACCCCCGGCTGGTGGATCGCACCGTGCTCGGCACCGCGGTGCGCTACGCGCTCGAGGAGTTCGCCGCGCGCCACCCCGGCCGCTCGGTCGAGCTGCGCGTGCCCCCCTACGGCGCCGTGCAGTGCATCGAGGGCCCGCGCCACACCCGTGGCACACCGGGCAACACCTTCGAGACCGACGCGCGCACCTGGCTGCGGCTCGTCGACGGCGCTCTCACCTGGGCGGAGGCGCTCGACGCCGGCGTCGTGCAGGCGTCGGGCCGCCGCGCCGACCTCGGCGCCTTCCTGCCGCTCACGGACATGTGA